CCCCGGGCGTGGGCGGCGACATGTGGATCATGGGGCTCGCCTTCTCCGGCTTCGGCACCATCCTCGGCTCGGTCAACTTCATCACCACGATCATCTGCATGCGTGCCCCGGGTCTGACCATGTTCCGCATGCCGATCTTCGTGTGGAACGTGCTGCTGACCGCCGTGCTGGTCCTGCTGGCCTTCCCGGTCCTGGCGGCCGCGCTGTTCGCGCTGGAGGCGGACCGCAAGTTCGGCGCCCACGTGTTCACGGCCGCCAACGGCGGAGCCCTGCTGTGGCAACACCTCTTCTGGTTCTTCGGCCATCCCGAGGTGTACATCATCGCCCTGCCGTTCTTCGGCATCGTCAGCGAGATCATCCCGGTGTTCTCCCGCAAGCCGATGTTCGGCTACATGGGCCTGATCGCCGCGACCATCTCCATCGCCGGTCTGTCCGTGACCGTGTGGGCCCACCACATGTACGTCACCGGCGGCGTGCTCCTGCCCTTCTTCTCCTTCATGACCTTCCTGATCGCCGTCCCCACCGGGGTGAAGTTCTTCAACTGGATCGGCACGATGTGGAAGGGCAGCCTGTCCTTCGAGACCCCGATGCTCTGGTCGGCCGGCTTCCTGGTCACGTTCCTCTTCGGCGGTCTGACCGGTGTCATCCTCGCCTCCCCGCCGATGGACTTCCACGTCTCCGACTCGTACTTCGTGGTGGCCCACTTCCACTACGTGGTATTCGGTACGGTCGTCTTCGCGATGTTCGCCGGATTCCACTTCTGGTGGCCCAAGTTCACCGGCAAGATGCTCGACGAGCGGCTCGGCAAGATGACCTTCTGGATGCTGTTCGCGGGCTTCCACGGCACCTTCCTGGTCCAGCACTGGCTGGGCGCCGAGGGTATGCCGCGGCGCTACGCCGACTACCTGGCGGCCGACGGCTTCACCGCCCTGAACACGGTCTCGACGATCGCGTCCTTCCTGCTCGGCCTGTCGATGCTGCCGTTCCTCTACAACGTGTGGAAGACCGCCAAGTACGGCAAGCCGGTGGCCATCGACGACCCCTGGGGCTACGGCCGCTCCCTGGAATGGGCCACCTCCTGCCCGCCCCCACGCCACAACTTCCTCACCCTGCCCCGGATCCGCAGCGAGTCCCCCGCGTTCGACCTGCACCACCCCGACATCGCGATGGCGGAACACGAGCACCAGCTCCCGGCGCGGACCGACCGAGGGCAGGGGTGACAGGTCTGCCACGGCGGGGGCCCGACGGCGCCCTCGCCAACGAGGTCGAGGGATACCTGCTCTGGCAGGCCCGGATCGCCGAGGCGGAACAGCGCGCACGGGCGTTCGTCGCCCCGATGGACTGGCTGACGACCGCCCAACGCGAGGAGATCGAACGCCGCTACGTCACCGACACCCTGCACCGGGCCCGCGCCGACCTGGAACGCATCGCCTCCCGCTGCGCATCCCTGCGCACCGAGTACGAACGCCGCTACAACACCCTCCGCGTCCGCTGCGTGGCGGTGACGTTGGCGGTGTGTGCGGGGTGGATGGCTGTGGCGGCGTTGTTGCTGGTGCTGTGAACTGTCACGGCTGCCGGCTCAGCTGATCACGCTGGTCGGTCACGACGAGCGTCGTGGCCATTTTGTCCCACAGTTCCTGCCGGTTTCGATCCCACAGAAGCCAGAAGTACGGAATCAGGAGGGTGAAGGCGGCAAGGAAACCGATGAGGGTCTTCGCGATGAATTCGCGGAAGAACATTCTCCACCATCGAGCAGGTCGATGCTGCGGAATGTGAATGACTCGCATGTGCAGCAGCTGTTTGGCGGGCGTCTGACCGTACTGGAAGACTATCAACGCCCAAATGAGCCAGCCGATCCACAGGGTACAGACGATTATCACCGACTCAAGAAGGTAGCCGCCGAAACGCAGTCCGGCGGTGGACAGGGTTATTCCGGGCGGCATGGACTGGACTTGATTGCAGAACTGACAAGTCGGTTCGCCCCCGGTCGCTTGCCCGCAGTTCGTGCACGTGCCCGCCGACACGAACGCCGAGGGGCTTACTGCTGCCGGGAGGGTGGACGGTGGCGCCGGGGACACGCCCGGCCTGGAACGTGACGACCATTGCTGCCAGGACCCCTGTTCGACGGACGGAGCTTCGGACGTCTGCCCCCGCCTTCCACGCTCACCTGAATTCGCGATCATGGCCGACTCCCTACACCTACTTTTCAGGCGTAGCACAGGGCCGCGTTCGTCGCACCTCGATCAAGAAGCCCATCCCGCCCCAAGAACAACTTGCGGCTTCCCGCACGGCCGTTAACGTTGTCATCGAATTCCGCGCATGCCGAAGCACCGCACGATTACTCTCCATCCACGGGAGACACTCATGCGCATCAGGAATTCGCTCGCCCTGCCGGCTGCCCTGTGCCTCGCGTTGACCGGGGCACTCTCCGCGGCCAAGACGGCCAACACCGCCTCGACCGCTACGGTGGCAGCGGCAGCTGGTGCATAGGTACGGTGGAACCGCTGGCCACGGCAACCGACCAGCCGTCGGACGGCAATCCCTCCGCCTCGGTGAACAGCCTCCCGGACGGCCCCGTGCCGTGCAAGATCGCCTCCGTGACGGATGAGAACGGCGACTCCGTGCAGAGCGGATGAGCCCTCACCGCCCGTCGAACCGGCCTCTCACCTGATGCCGTGCGGGCTCAGGCCATCCAGAAGAAGACCGCCGTCATGCGCTTCTCCTCCAGCGTCTTGCCGTGGTAACGCGTCGCGCTGTGTACGAGGTTGGCGTTGTAGAGGAGCAGGCGGTTGTACTTGTGGGGGACGCGGACGTCTTCCTCGAAGTGGTCGCCGGGTACGAACCGCGTGCCGAGGGCCTCGACGAGGTTGTTGTGCGGGGCCTGGACGATGTTGCCGCCGAGTCGGCCGCCGGGCAGGGACTGGCGGTAGAAGGCGGTGCCGCAGTCCTTGGGGACGTCCGGGTTGAGGTAGAGCACGGCCGCGTACCGGCACAGGGCACGCGAGTCGGTGTGCGGGCGGGGCTCGCTCTCGC
Above is a genomic segment from Streptomyces fodineus containing:
- the ctaD gene encoding cytochrome c oxidase subunit I, with translation MSILNEPHGAAAAEVSYESEVPVRGRQPGGVVVKWLTTTDHKTIGTLYLATSFAFFLAGGVMALIMRAELARPGLQIISNEQFNQLFTMHGTVMLLMFATPLFAGFTNWIMPLQIGAPDVAFPRLNMFAYWLYLFGSLIAVGGFLTPQGAADFGWFAYSPLSDVVRSPGVGGDMWIMGLAFSGFGTILGSVNFITTIICMRAPGLTMFRMPIFVWNVLLTAVLVLLAFPVLAAALFALEADRKFGAHVFTAANGGALLWQHLFWFFGHPEVYIIALPFFGIVSEIIPVFSRKPMFGYMGLIAATISIAGLSVTVWAHHMYVTGGVLLPFFSFMTFLIAVPTGVKFFNWIGTMWKGSLSFETPMLWSAGFLVTFLFGGLTGVILASPPMDFHVSDSYFVVAHFHYVVFGTVVFAMFAGFHFWWPKFTGKMLDERLGKMTFWMLFAGFHGTFLVQHWLGAEGMPRRYADYLAADGFTALNTVSTIASFLLGLSMLPFLYNVWKTAKYGKPVAIDDPWGYGRSLEWATSCPPPRHNFLTLPRIRSESPAFDLHHPDIAMAEHEHQLPARTDRGQG
- a CDS encoding cytochrome C oxidase subunit I translates to MTGLPRRGPDGALANEVEGYLLWQARIAEAEQRARAFVAPMDWLTTAQREEIERRYVTDTLHRARADLERIASRCASLRTEYERRYNTLRVRCVAVTLAVCAGWMAVAALLLVL
- a CDS encoding RDD family protein — translated: MPPGITLSTAGLRFGGYLLESVIIVCTLWIGWLIWALIVFQYGQTPAKQLLHMRVIHIPQHRPARWWRMFFREFIAKTLIGFLAAFTLLIPYFWLLWDRNRQELWDKMATTLVVTDQRDQLSRQP
- a CDS encoding DUF6445 family protein; this translates as MPPQPPPPRMPAALPVLPYRKPTKGRDYWVVDDALPGVDAVRERCLAKDDWVKGYPYTSETWPGLRAMPGLEPGELARIESLVKKATGAKELWVQQAPGGGTLNHNCVQVVGEGESEPRPHTDSRALCRYAAVLYLNPDVPKDCGTAFYRQSLPGGRLGGNIVQAPHNNLVEALGTRFVPGDHFEEDVRVPHKYNRLLLYNANLVHSATRYHGKTLEEKRMTAVFFWMA